The Acidobacteriota bacterium genome has a segment encoding these proteins:
- a CDS encoding HAD family phosphatase, with translation MIKAVLMDWNGVVIDDEQVQCEAYREVMKPYGIEMTDEDYYSRMGMNDRVFVRSMFEAAGKEISESDIDSVAGAKTARWRESVQQSVPLFEGVENFIKKTSTELDLGIVSMAKREEIELVLSLTGLAPYFSVVLTAEDIHTYKPDPTCYREGFRQIDLARVAKGGLPMVHEDCLVIEDSPAGVMAGKAADLQVLGVANTVSAEELRAAGAGAVAKRLDDWMPESLRRVFN, from the coding sequence TTGATCAAAGCAGTTTTAATGGATTGGAACGGCGTCGTCATTGATGACGAGCAGGTGCAGTGCGAGGCTTATCGCGAGGTGATGAAGCCCTACGGCATCGAAATGACCGACGAGGATTATTACTCGCGGATGGGGATGAACGACCGCGTGTTTGTTCGCTCGATGTTTGAGGCGGCGGGCAAAGAGATATCAGAAAGTGATATCGACTCGGTCGCCGGGGCGAAGACGGCCCGCTGGCGGGAGAGCGTTCAGCAGAGCGTGCCGCTTTTTGAGGGCGTTGAGAACTTCATCAAGAAGACCTCGACCGAGCTCGACCTCGGCATCGTCAGCATGGCAAAGCGGGAAGAGATCGAGCTTGTGCTCAGCCTGACGGGCCTTGCGCCATATTTTTCGGTCGTGCTGACGGCGGAGGACATCCACACCTACAAGCCCGATCCGACATGTTACCGCGAGGGCTTTCGGCAGATCGATCTCGCCCGCGTGGCGAAGGGCGGGCTGCCTATGGTACACGAAGATTGCCTCGTGATCGAAGATTCGCCCGCCGGAGTAATGGCCGGAAAGGCCGCCGATCTTCAGGTGCTCGGCGTGGCGAACACGGTCTCGGCGGAAGAACTTCGTGCGGCAGGAGCCGGAGCGGTGGCGAAACGGCTCGACGACTGGATGCCCGAATCGCTCCGCCGAGTTTTCAATTAG